A single region of the Gracilibacillus caseinilyticus genome encodes:
- a CDS encoding YesL family protein: protein MQFGTFTNSIYTFCNWFARLAYLNLLWICFTLIGGIILGFFPATIALLATLRQFLKGNSPAIRSTFWGYYKEEFWRSNRLGGLVASICLLLFINFFFLQPADSFYVLYTWIIMCCLSVLVICYTLALYVEFEQTLTMLIKNGILLTLYNPVPSLFIIFGFSAVYFVITNIPGTGFFFSASILGLVVLSSANLAYRKVERKQQNGSPVSQK, encoded by the coding sequence ATGCAATTTGGTACATTCACAAATTCCATTTATACCTTCTGCAACTGGTTTGCCAGGCTTGCATATCTGAATCTGCTGTGGATATGTTTTACGTTGATTGGTGGCATTATATTGGGATTCTTTCCAGCGACCATTGCCTTACTCGCAACATTAAGACAATTTTTAAAGGGAAACTCCCCTGCTATCAGGAGTACTTTCTGGGGCTACTATAAAGAAGAATTTTGGAGAAGTAACCGACTCGGTGGATTAGTGGCTAGTATTTGCTTGTTACTGTTTATTAACTTCTTCTTTCTCCAACCTGCTGATTCCTTCTATGTCTTGTACACTTGGATCATAATGTGCTGTCTCTCTGTGCTCGTCATTTGTTATACGTTAGCCCTTTATGTAGAGTTTGAACAAACATTAACCATGCTGATAAAAAATGGGATACTCTTAACACTGTACAACCCTGTTCCCAGTTTGTTTATCATCTTCGGGTTTTCTGCGGTCTATTTCGTAATCACTAACATCCCTGGCACTGGTTTCTTTTTCTCAGCAAGCATCTTAGGCCTGGTAGTTCTATCATCTGCTAATCTAGCGTATCGCAAAGTAGAACGCAAACAACAAAACGGTTCTCCCGTTTCACAAAAATGA
- a CDS encoding carbohydrate ABC transporter permease: MDLSEQQKKARKKARKSNGDPFSGWKENLSGYLFIAPMFLGTSLLVLFPIFASLALSFTDWNFVSGYNNVKFIGFDNFTALFSNGLFIKALKNNFILLLAIPITLMVSLALAVIINRYVYLKDLFKVIYFMPFISSIVAVAVVFQVMFHPTQGPINQFLMSIGIDHPPEWIADVTYSLPSVMLIMIWTSIGFNLIIYLAGLQNIPKELYEAAQIDGASAWFQFTKITIPLVSPTTFLLLVTGVISSFKVFDLIIVLTEGGPANSTLTPVVYLYQQAFIELKTGYASAIALVMFIIILIITYLQFIGQKKWVNY; this comes from the coding sequence ATGGATCTATCAGAACAACAAAAGAAAGCACGCAAAAAGGCCCGAAAAAGTAATGGTGATCCTTTTAGCGGCTGGAAAGAGAATTTATCAGGGTATCTGTTTATTGCCCCTATGTTTCTCGGTACTTCTTTGTTAGTACTGTTTCCGATATTCGCATCATTAGCGTTAAGTTTTACCGATTGGAACTTTGTATCCGGCTATAATAATGTGAAGTTTATCGGATTCGATAACTTTACGGCACTATTTTCGAATGGACTATTTATAAAAGCCCTGAAAAATAATTTTATTTTATTATTGGCTATACCGATCACGTTAATGGTTTCCTTGGCTTTAGCCGTCATTATTAATCGATATGTGTATTTGAAAGATTTGTTTAAGGTCATTTACTTTATGCCGTTTATATCGAGTATTGTAGCGGTTGCGGTTGTTTTTCAAGTTATGTTCCATCCTACGCAGGGGCCGATCAACCAATTCCTGATGTCAATCGGAATCGATCATCCGCCCGAATGGATTGCCGATGTGACCTATTCCTTGCCCTCTGTCATGTTGATTATGATATGGACAAGCATCGGTTTTAATCTGATTATTTATTTAGCAGGGTTGCAGAATATCCCTAAGGAATTATATGAAGCTGCTCAAATAGATGGCGCTTCCGCATGGTTCCAGTTTACAAAAATAACGATACCATTGGTGTCTCCGACGACATTTCTCCTTTTGGTAACAGGAGTCATCTCTAGCTTTAAAGTATTCGATTTAATTATTGTACTGACAGAAGGTGGACCGGCCAACTCGACATTAACCCCTGTAGTATATCTTTACCAGCAGGCCTTTATCGAATTGAAAACAGGTTACGCTTCCGCCATTGCGTTAGTGATGTTTATTATTATTTTAATTATTACGTACCTCCAGTTTATTGGACAGAAAAAATGGGTGAATTATTAA
- a CDS encoding carbohydrate ABC transporter permease translates to MTFRLDTRKLITTIIMAIIGLAFLMPFFWMISASLKVEEDVLTFPIQWIPDTWHAIENYKEVWTGSMPFLLLYWNSIKVTVLTTLTSVTISCLAAYGFAKINFKGSNVLFLVVLATYMIPPQTLLVTQFLLYRWIGLYDTHTGLILLNSFSVFGTFMLRQFYLGISNEIIESARMDGAGHFRIFTAIALPLVRPAIATYAILRFIWTWNDFQYPLIFLRTEALYTIQLGVQSFSDQHGSVYSLMMAASVSAILPLLIIFIIGQKNVIEGIQLGGVKG, encoded by the coding sequence ATGACATTTCGATTAGACACGAGAAAATTGATCACAACGATTATAATGGCGATTATTGGTCTTGCATTTTTAATGCCCTTCTTCTGGATGATATCCGCATCTTTAAAAGTCGAGGAAGATGTACTTACGTTTCCGATCCAATGGATTCCTGATACGTGGCATGCAATAGAAAATTATAAAGAAGTCTGGACCGGTTCGATGCCGTTTCTACTGTTATATTGGAATTCGATTAAAGTAACGGTGCTGACGACCCTTACTTCGGTTACGATATCGTGTTTAGCAGCATATGGGTTTGCCAAAATCAATTTCAAAGGAAGCAATGTATTATTTCTAGTGGTGCTGGCTACTTATATGATTCCGCCACAAACGTTACTTGTTACCCAATTTCTGCTTTATCGATGGATAGGGCTGTATGATACACATACCGGCCTTATCCTGCTGAATAGTTTCAGTGTGTTTGGAACATTTATGCTTCGTCAATTTTATTTAGGTATCAGCAATGAAATTATAGAATCAGCCAGGATGGATGGCGCGGGGCATTTCAGGATATTTACTGCGATTGCCTTACCGCTGGTTCGTCCGGCCATTGCTACCTATGCGATATTACGATTTATCTGGACTTGGAATGACTTCCAATATCCATTAATCTTTCTTCGGACAGAGGCACTCTATACGATACAATTAGGTGTGCAAAGTTTTTCTGATCAGCATGGAAGCGTTTACTCACTAATGATGGCAGCTTCAGTGTCAGCGATATTACCATTATTAATTATCTTTATTATTGGTCAGAAAAATGTTATTGAAGGTATTCAGCTCGGTGGTGTAAAAGGGTAA
- a CDS encoding ABC transporter substrate-binding protein, which produces MKKISWFALVGVLLMVILAACSGNEETSNDEGNSSSDEKVNLKFVHWINDDVGKWESLIAKYEEEHPNVKIESMPLVENMNSEDYFKQLDLMASAGEKMDLIMFSNMNDWVKRIDAGLVAPINEYMEAEGIDINEVYNNTYPAIDGEYYGLPMKNVTNLVMINKQHLDEAGLEIPTEWTWDDYQEYAQKLTTDDHYGSYLHSWHNTHSSLKLLSKPENTMILKEDGSSNADDPMLKASLELRDQLENVDKTSVPFTEILSQKLDYRQQFFSGEASMIPIASYMITEWGQFTPDFEIAWAPWPKNKAEDEAYSAMGGDLVSVAQNSEHKQEAYDFMRWLTTEGIVEQGVWVPSWKEADLDTVLENLASGTENPDAIDMESLKNALTSVQPSKSFAPPAYVTEAYTEFDAEVELYLLGEQDLETTMKNIQEKVQAVVDANQ; this is translated from the coding sequence ATGAAAAAAATAAGTTGGTTTGCTTTGGTTGGGGTGTTACTGATGGTGATCTTAGCAGCTTGTTCAGGGAATGAAGAAACATCAAATGATGAGGGGAATTCTTCCTCAGATGAAAAAGTTAACCTGAAATTCGTGCATTGGATTAACGATGATGTTGGAAAATGGGAGTCGCTGATTGCTAAATATGAAGAAGAACATCCAAATGTTAAGATTGAATCGATGCCACTCGTCGAAAATATGAACTCGGAGGATTATTTTAAACAGCTAGATTTAATGGCATCAGCAGGGGAAAAAATGGATTTAATTATGTTTTCCAATATGAATGACTGGGTGAAACGAATTGATGCCGGGTTAGTTGCGCCTATCAATGAGTATATGGAAGCGGAAGGTATTGATATCAACGAGGTGTACAATAACACGTATCCAGCGATTGATGGAGAGTATTATGGCTTACCAATGAAAAATGTGACGAATCTGGTTATGATAAATAAACAGCATTTAGATGAAGCAGGCTTAGAGATTCCAACCGAATGGACTTGGGATGACTACCAGGAGTATGCGCAGAAATTAACAACAGATGACCATTATGGATCCTATTTGCACAGCTGGCATAATACACATTCATCCTTGAAGTTATTAAGTAAACCTGAAAATACCATGATCTTAAAAGAAGATGGCTCATCTAATGCGGATGATCCGATGCTAAAAGCGTCACTTGAATTAAGAGATCAACTGGAGAATGTCGATAAAACATCGGTACCGTTCACAGAAATTCTCTCGCAGAAATTAGATTACCGTCAACAGTTCTTCAGTGGAGAGGCGTCGATGATTCCAATCGCCAGCTATATGATTACAGAGTGGGGTCAATTTACACCTGATTTTGAGATTGCCTGGGCACCGTGGCCAAAAAATAAAGCCGAAGATGAAGCGTATTCAGCCATGGGTGGTGACCTTGTATCTGTAGCACAAAATTCCGAGCACAAACAGGAAGCTTATGACTTCATGCGCTGGTTAACTACAGAAGGAATTGTGGAACAAGGGGTCTGGGTGCCTTCATGGAAGGAAGCGGATTTAGATACGGTCTTGGAGAACCTGGCGAGTGGAACGGAAAATCCAGATGCTATTGATATGGAATCATTGAAAAACGCACTGACATCTGTTCAGCCGAGTAAATCTTTTGCACCGCCTGCCTATGTAACAGAAGCCTATACAGAATTTGATGCAGAAGTCGAACTATATTTGTTAGGGGAACAAGATTTAGAGACAACAATGAAAAATATTCAGGAGAAGGTGCAAGCAGTGGTGGATGCGAACCAATAG
- a CDS encoding cache domain-containing sensor histidine kinase has protein sequence MKKGLIKLNQLSLRTRLIIAVILCILLPWVSTYLVSNYFTKDVLEERAAKQSKDDLRMIESGIKNILDDMMYTSNYIQFDTNMNKLLKKQELINADSPEASQQMAVNYLHISKALVGLTDMLTPAYISILFNNDLYYTNYSRVDFNPLQFKKQDWFQKLDTLSFYDTLWIGAQQNYIQAERKSDPYLITIGRKIESSTPLDAYLIISFKEEQIKEMFENMQSDHHTKLYLTNQSGEIYSSVDKQEIGETLPYNVSEKSYQVVDYQNESHLLVSYPVSYTGWRLVSLVPYKSTIGSINTVTRTTILIQGGFLVIFLIGLIVLVREMTKPLVTLTNVTKSVEKGDLSARFDTPGNHDVAQLGHSFNHMLDTIETMIEQVRIQEETKRNAELDMLQAQINPHFLFNVLNAIRLQIKMKGDTDSAAVIYSLSALLRMTINRNNAFIPLGEELSIVQHYVDLMNFRHQHDVKLLLSVDEPTTVKEVPRFFLQPIIENAIIHGYNEKQETVEIDAFLQEDGYVEILIQDNGVGMNTATLEKLRNKISDMTLDELKRKDTQSFNGIGLQNVYQRMKLIYGDAFDMVIDSLEGDGTVIVFRIPVE, from the coding sequence GTGAAGAAAGGCTTAATCAAATTAAATCAGCTGTCACTAAGGACAAGACTTATCATTGCGGTCATATTATGCATTTTATTACCGTGGGTAAGTACGTACCTGGTATCCAATTATTTCACGAAAGATGTTCTAGAGGAACGGGCGGCAAAACAGTCTAAAGATGACTTGCGCATGATTGAATCGGGGATAAAAAATATTTTAGACGATATGATGTATACGTCGAATTATATTCAGTTTGACACGAATATGAATAAGCTGCTCAAAAAACAAGAATTAATTAATGCAGATTCACCGGAAGCTTCGCAACAAATGGCCGTGAATTACCTGCATATATCGAAAGCGTTAGTGGGCCTGACTGATATGTTAACACCAGCCTATATTTCGATCCTTTTTAACAATGATTTATACTATACCAATTATTCAAGGGTCGATTTCAATCCATTGCAATTCAAAAAACAGGACTGGTTTCAGAAGCTGGATACCTTGAGCTTCTATGATACGTTATGGATTGGTGCCCAGCAGAATTATATACAGGCAGAGCGAAAGTCAGATCCCTATTTGATCACCATAGGGCGAAAAATCGAAAGCTCTACACCATTGGATGCATATCTGATTATCAGTTTCAAGGAGGAACAAATAAAAGAGATGTTTGAGAATATGCAAAGCGACCACCATACTAAATTGTACCTGACCAATCAATCTGGTGAGATATATTCCAGTGTGGATAAGCAAGAGATTGGCGAAACCTTGCCTTACAATGTTTCAGAGAAATCTTATCAGGTTGTAGACTATCAAAATGAATCTCATTTGCTTGTTTCCTATCCTGTATCGTATACAGGCTGGAGGTTGGTTAGCTTAGTGCCTTATAAAAGCACAATTGGTTCTATTAATACCGTTACAAGAACGACTATCCTGATTCAAGGCGGCTTTCTCGTGATTTTTCTAATCGGTTTGATTGTACTGGTACGAGAAATGACAAAGCCATTGGTCACATTAACGAACGTGACAAAATCCGTTGAGAAAGGCGACCTGTCTGCCAGATTCGATACCCCTGGCAATCACGATGTAGCACAATTAGGTCATTCATTCAATCATATGCTTGATACCATTGAAACCATGATAGAACAGGTAAGGATACAGGAAGAAACGAAAAGAAATGCAGAATTGGATATGCTGCAAGCTCAGATCAATCCGCATTTTTTATTTAATGTATTAAATGCGATTCGTCTTCAAATCAAGATGAAGGGTGATACCGATAGTGCAGCAGTCATCTATTCGCTGTCCGCATTACTCCGGATGACCATTAATCGTAATAATGCATTTATTCCGTTAGGTGAAGAGCTGTCTATTGTCCAGCACTATGTTGATTTGATGAACTTCCGACACCAGCATGACGTGAAATTGCTCCTATCTGTAGATGAGCCAACTACCGTGAAAGAGGTACCACGTTTTTTCTTACAGCCGATTATTGAGAACGCTATCATACACGGTTATAATGAAAAGCAAGAGACAGTAGAGATAGACGCTTTTCTGCAAGAGGATGGCTATGTCGAAATACTGATTCAAGATAATGGGGTGGGAATGAACACTGCGACATTAGAAAAACTGCGCAATAAAATATCAGATATGACGTTGGATGAGTTGAAGCGAAAGGATACCCAATCCTTTAATGGTATCGGGCTGCAAAATGTGTACCAACGTATGAAACTGATTTATGGAGATGCTTTTGATATGGTGATCGATAGTTTGGAAGGAGATGGAACGGTAATTGTCTTCCGGATTCCGGTTGAATGA
- a CDS encoding response regulator transcription factor: MYRVVLVDDDALVIEFLRRMIPWEQYGFEVMASFKDSQQALAYLENNSFDVLITDIGMPRLNGIELISQLRKQNIASYNIILSCHDEFRFAQQALKLEAYDYILKESMEEEHLIAVLEQLKDTIDQDRLSVSKQHKLAKFLEDNNAILKAKFLEKIMQEDRLQHTDWLEEQEQLLGIDFYHEAFTVVLTYIDQYYDAIAHYENDTILQFAVNNIVEEVLGENHQQHVQVFYLKGRFLMLFPNKAEDIYYTMEKIHAHMKHFLNISVTSVVSGADLQHQQLIEHMRLLLNNKDARFYYPHNSIQAFYLESYCQETLFTNYVAFIKRLKDYILTEEQEPLMHLLSNEFSVIKKKKYAPAMVKDWVMKAILDMNISLNALRNFEADSLETITAYVMYKIETIEHLEKVTKVIFTQFIDQVKEMDVSQKNEDIIKVQKYVQTHLDKKLSLTAAAEHLHLNASYFSRMFKRETGEGFIEYVTKLKMEKALELVDHTTKSTEEIAYALGFDTKSYFLKLFKKHHGYSPKDYRYREEVKSRL, from the coding sequence ATGTATCGCGTAGTGTTAGTAGATGATGATGCACTGGTTATAGAGTTTCTGCGAAGAATGATTCCATGGGAGCAATATGGTTTTGAAGTGATGGCAAGTTTTAAAGATAGTCAGCAGGCATTAGCATATTTAGAGAATAATAGCTTTGACGTGCTTATTACGGATATAGGCATGCCCAGACTAAATGGAATTGAGTTAATCTCACAGTTAAGAAAGCAAAACATAGCATCTTATAATATTATTCTTTCCTGTCATGATGAATTTCGTTTTGCCCAACAAGCATTAAAACTAGAGGCATATGATTATATCCTGAAAGAATCGATGGAGGAGGAGCACTTAATCGCAGTATTAGAACAATTAAAGGATACGATTGATCAGGATCGGCTATCTGTAAGCAAACAGCATAAGCTCGCAAAATTCTTGGAAGATAATAATGCCATTTTAAAAGCAAAATTCCTTGAAAAAATTATGCAAGAGGATCGTTTGCAGCATACGGATTGGCTGGAGGAACAAGAACAATTATTAGGAATTGATTTTTATCATGAGGCATTTACGGTGGTGCTAACGTATATTGATCAATATTATGATGCGATAGCGCATTATGAGAATGACACGATCCTTCAATTTGCGGTAAACAATATTGTGGAAGAAGTCTTAGGTGAAAACCACCAGCAGCATGTGCAAGTATTTTATTTAAAAGGCAGATTTTTAATGCTTTTTCCGAATAAGGCTGAAGACATCTATTATACAATGGAGAAAATACATGCTCACATGAAACATTTTTTAAACATTAGTGTGACGTCTGTGGTGAGTGGTGCAGATCTCCAGCATCAACAGCTTATTGAGCATATGCGATTATTATTAAATAATAAAGACGCACGATTCTATTACCCACATAACAGTATACAAGCCTTTTACCTTGAGTCATATTGTCAGGAGACGCTGTTCACTAACTATGTGGCTTTTATTAAACGGTTAAAAGACTATATTCTGACGGAGGAACAAGAACCACTGATGCATTTACTGTCCAACGAATTTTCGGTTATTAAGAAGAAAAAATACGCGCCCGCTATGGTGAAGGATTGGGTGATGAAAGCTATTTTGGATATGAATATATCGTTGAATGCGTTGAGAAATTTTGAGGCAGATTCTCTGGAGACGATAACAGCGTATGTGATGTACAAAATAGAGACAATTGAACATCTCGAGAAGGTAACGAAAGTTATTTTTACTCAGTTTATCGATCAGGTGAAGGAGATGGATGTATCACAAAAAAATGAGGATATTATTAAAGTGCAAAAATACGTACAGACTCATCTTGATAAGAAATTATCCTTAACAGCGGCTGCGGAACATCTGCATTTAAATGCCAGTTATTTCAGCAGAATGTTTAAACGCGAGACAGGTGAAGGGTTCATCGAATATGTAACGAAACTTAAGATGGAAAAAGCATTGGAATTAGTAGATCATACAACCAAAAGCACCGAGGAAATAGCCTATGCATTAGGATTTGATACGAAAAGTTATTTTTTGAAATTGTTTAAGAAACATCATGGTTACTCTCCGAAGGATTACAGGTATCGGGAAGAAGTGAAATCTCGTTTATAA
- a CDS encoding D-arabinono-1,4-lactone oxidase, with translation MKKQQNWAGNYTYSTTNWHTPQNVADIQQLVKECNYVKVVGSRHSFNSIADSEHHMMSLEHLSQVVDFNKEAQTITVEAGMKYSDLSLYLEGTGLALHNLASLPHISVAGACMTATHGSGDHNGNLATIVSGIEFVDANGELVHLSRKDDEETLKALVVGLGGFGVVTKLTLDLVPEYHIKQNVYHNLTLASFQEHVEEIFASAYSVSLFTDWSSPGFNQVWQKEKVAEDASAEAVPELYGATLATEKMHPIAGHGAEHCTDQLGVAGIWHDRMPHFRMNFTPSSGKELQTEYIIPRQHIVDAVTAIGKLGKKISPLLYVCELRSIAQDDLWMSMNYQQDSIGIHFTWKDDWESVQQVLPEIEAALKAFEPRPHWGKLFTMAPAQVQARYPKLPEFRSLLQKYDPNGKFRNPFLDQYIFGE, from the coding sequence ATGAAAAAACAGCAAAATTGGGCAGGAAATTACACGTACAGCACAACGAACTGGCATACCCCGCAAAACGTAGCGGACATTCAACAACTAGTAAAAGAATGTAATTACGTAAAAGTGGTTGGCAGCCGGCATTCCTTTAACAGCATCGCCGATTCTGAGCATCATATGATGTCCCTTGAGCACCTCAGCCAGGTGGTAGATTTTAATAAAGAAGCACAAACCATAACGGTCGAAGCTGGCATGAAATATAGTGATTTGTCGTTATATTTAGAAGGCACGGGTTTAGCACTTCATAACCTGGCATCGCTTCCACATATATCAGTTGCCGGCGCATGTATGACGGCAACGCATGGTTCCGGCGATCACAATGGCAACCTGGCAACAATTGTAAGTGGTATCGAATTTGTTGATGCCAATGGAGAACTGGTTCATCTTTCACGAAAAGACGACGAAGAAACATTAAAAGCTCTTGTCGTAGGACTTGGCGGGTTCGGAGTCGTGACCAAGCTTACCCTTGACTTAGTACCTGAATATCATATCAAACAGAACGTCTATCATAACCTGACGCTTGCTTCTTTTCAGGAGCATGTCGAAGAAATCTTCGCCAGTGCTTACAGCGTCAGTCTTTTTACAGATTGGAGCAGTCCCGGATTCAACCAAGTATGGCAAAAGGAAAAAGTTGCAGAAGACGCATCTGCTGAAGCAGTACCGGAATTATATGGCGCAACATTAGCCACGGAAAAAATGCATCCGATTGCCGGGCACGGTGCTGAGCATTGCACAGATCAATTAGGAGTTGCCGGTATCTGGCATGATCGAATGCCGCATTTCCGTATGAATTTCACGCCGAGCAGTGGAAAAGAATTACAAACAGAATATATTATTCCCCGACAGCATATTGTCGATGCGGTAACAGCGATCGGTAAGCTTGGTAAAAAAATATCACCATTACTCTATGTGTGTGAGCTCCGTTCTATTGCACAGGATGATCTATGGATGAGCATGAACTATCAGCAAGACTCGATCGGCATCCATTTCACCTGGAAAGATGACTGGGAAAGTGTCCAGCAAGTCTTACCAGAAATTGAAGCAGCCTTAAAAGCATTTGAACCACGTCCACATTGGGGCAAGCTCTTCACCATGGCACCGGCTCAAGTCCAAGCTCGCTATCCAAAATTGCCGGAATTCCGTTCGTTACTGCAAAAATACGACCCTAACGGAAAATTCCGTAACCCCTTTTTAGATCAATACATCTTTGGCGAGTAA
- a CDS encoding DUF624 domain-containing protein: MLGGIIFGWAPATVSSFTIMRRWMDKEEFRILPYFWKVYKKEFSQANASGLINLVIFIILLTNLLILSNTSSPFTSIFIIGNWSLFLLFTIFMLIFYVVYTFVEGSTLSKYQQALFFSISRLPISLLILLVNASWVWILCQFPGLILLFSVSVSLLFTFLLARFSWLNMVDNYYKRSAI; this comes from the coding sequence ATGCTTGGCGGTATTATCTTTGGATGGGCACCTGCCACTGTCTCTTCATTTACTATTATGAGGAGGTGGATGGACAAGGAAGAGTTCCGCATTCTTCCGTATTTTTGGAAGGTCTATAAAAAAGAATTTTCACAAGCAAATGCAAGCGGTTTAATAAACCTGGTGATCTTTATAATTTTATTGACAAATCTCCTCATACTCTCGAATACTTCGAGCCCTTTTACGTCAATTTTTATCATCGGCAATTGGTCCCTGTTCCTGTTATTTACGATATTTATGCTGATATTTTATGTGGTGTACACATTTGTGGAGGGGAGCACCTTATCAAAATATCAACAAGCACTATTTTTCTCGATTTCGAGATTGCCGATTTCTCTATTAATCCTGCTTGTAAATGCGTCTTGGGTCTGGATATTGTGTCAGTTTCCAGGTTTAATTTTACTGTTTAGTGTAAGCGTTTCTCTATTATTCACTTTTCTATTAGCCAGATTTTCCTGGTTGAACATGGTAGATAACTATTATAAAAGGAGTGCAATCTGA
- a CDS encoding ABC transporter substrate-binding protein → MRKSSKLMMLFIVMIAITLIGCSNNAEESAGATEIPENPEDVSGEITVWAWSLEADFLNSIIEDFNQTYPNVTVNINKQGPDQIFQRLVTGLGSGQESQLPDLVQIQDTDIASFTSKFPDSFVNLSEVGFSEHDGSFAESKQEMVKDADGNYIAFPRDLGPVGVFYRKDIFEQAGVDAESIKTWDDYIEAGEVIMEETGVPMLGLALNQQVALARFMIHQQESFYFTDEGELNVGSDELLKAAGKIKEMSDKGITTNVTDSEGQMAAIKNDGVATVPNSVWYNGSLMDQAPELSGEWGTFALPSFEEGGVRAANSGGSSFAIPNSSSNKEAAYVFGEFLSTNVDMEVKGLQEFGLFPSLEAAYDDPVFEEGLEYFDGEKFYQKFADIAVNIPQVTYTGDYPEVDDTVNEEMANMLLNDGNPEEMQQRLVERIEASTGKEDVN, encoded by the coding sequence ATGCGAAAATCTAGTAAACTAATGATGCTATTCATCGTTATGATAGCGATAACATTAATTGGCTGTAGCAATAATGCAGAAGAATCTGCCGGAGCGACGGAGATTCCTGAGAATCCTGAAGATGTGTCGGGAGAAATTACCGTATGGGCCTGGTCACTTGAGGCAGATTTTTTGAATTCGATCATTGAAGATTTTAATCAAACGTATCCGAATGTGACGGTTAATATTAATAAGCAAGGTCCGGATCAGATTTTTCAGCGACTGGTAACTGGATTAGGCTCTGGACAGGAGAGTCAGCTGCCGGATTTAGTCCAGATACAAGACACGGATATTGCCTCTTTCACGAGCAAATTTCCTGATTCGTTTGTGAACCTTAGTGAAGTCGGGTTTAGTGAACATGATGGATCTTTTGCAGAGTCCAAACAAGAGATGGTGAAAGATGCCGATGGTAATTATATTGCCTTTCCACGTGATTTAGGTCCTGTCGGTGTCTTTTATCGTAAGGATATTTTTGAACAAGCAGGTGTGGATGCCGAGTCTATTAAGACGTGGGATGACTATATCGAAGCTGGTGAAGTCATTATGGAGGAAACAGGAGTGCCGATGCTTGGACTTGCATTAAACCAGCAAGTAGCCTTGGCGAGATTTATGATTCACCAGCAAGAATCGTTCTACTTCACGGATGAAGGGGAATTGAATGTAGGTTCAGATGAGTTATTAAAAGCAGCGGGGAAAATTAAAGAAATGAGCGATAAAGGGATCACAACGAATGTAACGGATTCAGAAGGCCAGATGGCAGCGATCAAAAATGATGGTGTTGCTACTGTACCTAATTCTGTCTGGTACAACGGTTCACTGATGGATCAAGCGCCAGAATTATCTGGTGAGTGGGGAACGTTTGCTTTACCTAGTTTTGAAGAAGGTGGCGTTCGTGCTGCCAATAGTGGTGGTTCAAGCTTTGCCATACCGAATTCGTCCTCAAATAAGGAAGCAGCTTACGTATTTGGTGAATTTCTATCTACCAATGTTGATATGGAAGTGAAAGGCTTGCAAGAATTTGGTCTATTCCCATCGTTAGAGGCGGCCTATGATGATCCAGTATTCGAAGAGGGCTTGGAATACTTTGACGGTGAAAAATTCTATCAAAAATTTGCTGATATTGCGGTGAACATCCCACAGGTTACCTATACCGGTGACTATCCAGAGGTAGATGATACGGTCAATGAAGAAATGGCGAATATGCTGTTAAATGACGGAAACCCGGAAGAAATGCAGCAAAGGCTAGTCGAACGGATTGAAGCAAGTACAGGGAAAGAGGATGTAAATTAA